A single window of Vigna radiata var. radiata cultivar VC1973A chromosome 4, Vradiata_ver6, whole genome shotgun sequence DNA harbors:
- the LOC106758116 gene encoding purple acid phosphatase 15, translating into MSTIAFSFLHFHCSFLLLLNLLAAFAHCRVPSTLEGPFDPVTVPFDRFLLGAVDLPPSDPRVRRRVQGFEPEQISLSLSTTHDSVWISWITGEFQIGFDIKPLDPKTVSSVVQYGTSRFDLVHEARGESLIYNQLYPFDGLQNYTSGIIHHVRLIGLEPSTLYYYQCGDPSLQAMSDINYFRTMPISGPHSYPGKVAIVGDLGLTYNTTTTIGHLTNNEPDLLLLIGDVSYANLYLTNGTGADCYKCTFPESPIHESYQPRWDYWGRFMQNLISKVPIMVVEGNHETEEQADNKTFVAYSSRFAFPSEESGSLSTLYYSFNAGGIHFIMLGAYIDYYKNGEQYKWLERDLASVDRSITPWLIATWHPPWYSSYEVHYKEAECMRVEMENLLYSYGVDIVFNGHVHAYERSNRVYNYSLDPCGPVHIAVGDGGNREKMAIKFADEPGHCPDPLSTPDHFMGGFCATNFTFDQESEFCWDHQPDYSAFRETSFGYGILEVKNETWALWSWYRNQDSYKEVGDQIYIVRQPDICDVPRKVCRDFTASI; encoded by the exons ATGTCCACAAttgctttttcctttcttcatttcCATTGCTCGTTTCTTCTGCTGCTCAATCTTCTAGCAGCTTTCGCTCACTGCCGCGTTCCCTCCACTCTCGAAGGTCCCTTTGATCCCGTCACCGTTCCCTTTGACCGCTTCTTGCTCGGCGCCGTCGACTTGCCGCCCTCCGATCCCCGCGTTCGCCGCCGCGTTCAGGGTTTCGAGCCCGAACAgatctctctgtctctctccaCCACCCATGACTCTGTTTGGATCTCATGGATTACAG GGGAGTTTCAAATTGGTTTCGACATCAAGCCTTTAGACCCAAAGACTGTCTCAAGTGTCGTTCAATATGGAACTTCAAGATTTGATTTAGTGCATGAAGCTAGAGGTGAATCTCTCATCTACAACCAGCTCTATCCTTTCGATGGCCTTCAGAATTACACTTCTGGAATTATCCATCACGTTCGACTCATAG GATTGGAACCAAGCACACTGTACTATTATCAATGTGGAGATCCTTCACTACAAGCCATGAGTGATATAAACTATTTCAGGACCATGCCAATTTCTGGTCCACATAGCTACCCTGGCAAAGTAGCTATAGTAGGAGATCTTGGTCTCACTTATAATACAACTACTACCATAGGTCACCTGACTAATAATGAACCTGATCTTCTTCTATTGATTGGTGATGTATCCTATGCGAATCTGTATCTCACAAATGGAACTGGCGCGGACTGTTATAAATGCACGTTTCCAGAAAGTCCTATACATGAATCATACCAGCCTCGATGGGACTATTGGGGAAG GTTTATGCAAAACCTAATTTCTAAAGTTCCAATAATGGTGGTAGAAGGAAATCATGAAACAGAAGAACAGGCCGATAACAAAACATTTGTGGCCTACAGTTCTAGGTTTGCATTCCCCTCTGAAGAAAGTGGATCTTTATCCACATTATACTACTCTTTCAATGCTGGGGGCATTCATTTTATTATGCTCGGAGCttatattgattattataaaaacg GTGAACAATACAAATGGCTGGAGAGGGATCTGGCAAGTGTTGATAGATCAATAACTCCCTGGCTTATAGCTACTTGGCATCCACCATGGTATAGTTCTTATGAAGTTCATTATAAAGAAGCAGAGTGCATGAGGGTGGAGATGGAAAACCTGTTATACTCGTATGGTGTGGATATAGTATTTAATGGACAT GTTCATGCTTATGAGAGGTCCAATCGGGTTTACAATTACAGTTTAGATCCCTGTGGTCCTGTGCATATTGCAGTAGGGGATGGGGGTAACAGAGAGAAGATGGCAATCAAATTTGCAGACGAGCCTGGTCATTGTCCTGATCCATTAAGTACTCCTGATCATTTTATGGGTGGCTTTTGTGCAACAAATTTTACATTTGACCAAGAGAGTGAGTTTTGTTGGGATCACCAGCCAGATTACAGTGCTTTCAGAGAAACTAGCTTTGGCTATGGAATTCTAGAG GTGAAAAATGAAACGTGGGCTTTGTGGAGTTGGTATCGTAATCAGGATTCGTACAAGGAAGTTGGGGATCAAATTTACATAGTGAGACAACCTGATATATGTGATGTCCCTCGGAAGGTGTGCAGAGATTTTACTGCTTCGATTTAA
- the LOC106758312 gene encoding uncharacterized protein LOC106758312: MSASDSSRARVLAGLTLDDVLANQKRPSSTPPREPPPKNRTLLDIIKDDESNKKDRRSWKAFKDKLRLKRAGSAWISTIHIPTSDVPIPNPNSRIFTQLGRRNSVRFPTQTTTPTLSLTQTPAQSDSDMSSNYMTHQVEDLNPATEDSGPPATASPAIRPTFSRRGSTRFTGETAENNTAGTLRPQLSLRSSTNMPTAEPYRRGRVVTFRDSFDDEDGEEDGEKPGEGRALSAREAVAAQEASEAAAQEAEAEEEQAPVMMSLMDLLEETDREMGLEGSRYILSDDEDFDEDADDDGEDGDGGGSMEHTCCICMVRHKAASFIPCGHTFCRMCSRELMISRGNCPLCNNFILEILEIF; this comes from the exons ATGTCAGCTTCCGATAGCAGCCGAGCCCGTGTGCTAGCCGGCTTGACCCTCGACGACGTGTTAGCGAACCAGAAGAGACCTTCCTCGACGCCGCCCAGGGAACCACCGCCCAAGAACCGAACCCTACTTGACATCATCAAAGACGACGAATCCAACAAAAAGGATCGCAG atctTGGAAAGCCTTCAAGGACAAGCTTAGGCTAAAGCGCGCAGGGTCTGCTTGGATATCGACAATTCATATCCCGACTTCGGATGTTCCTATTCCTAACCCGAATAGTAGAATCTTTACCCAGTTAGGTCGCCGTAACTCGGTCCGATTCCCCACTCAGACTACAACTCCGACTCTGTCGCTGACTCAGACTCCGGCTCAGTCCGACTCTGACATGTCATCGAACTACATGACTCACCAGGTCGAGGACCTCAACCCCGCCACCGAAGACTCCGGTCCTCCGGCCACCGCATCCCCTGCAATCCGCCCCACGTTTAGCCGCCGCGGCTCCACCCGCTTCACCGGCGAAACCGCCGAGAACAACACCGCCGGGACCCTGCGGCCGCAGCTCTCGTTGCGGAGCTCGACCAACATGCCGACGGCGGAGCCGTACCGGCGGGGGAGGGTGGTGACCTTCCGCGACAGCTTCGACGACGAGGATGGGGAGGAGGATGGGGAGAAGCCGGGGGAGGGGAGGGCGCTGTCAGCGAGGGAGGCGGTTGCAGCGCAGGAGGCGTCGGAAGCGGCGGCGCAGGAGGCGGAGGCGGAGGAGGAGCAGGCGCCGGTGATGATGTCGCTGATGGACTTGTTAGAGGAGACTGATAGGGAAATGGGGCTTGAAGGATCAAGGTATATATTGAGTGATGATGAGGATTTTGATGAGGATGCAGATGATGATGGTGAAGATGGAGATGGAGGGGGTTCCATGGAGCACACTTGCTGTATTTGCATGGTCAGGCATAAGGCTGCTTCTTTTATACCATGTGGCCACACTTTCTGCAGGATGTGTTCAAGGGAGCTTATGATTAGTAGGGGGAATTGCCCACTCTGCAACAATTTCATTTTGGAGattcttgaaattttttaa